The Porites lutea chromosome 11, jaPorLute2.1, whole genome shotgun sequence genome contains the following window.
ATATTTAATAACCTTACATCAACGTGCCcctaacaaaataatgtcaatCTCAGTTTTGCAATTAAAATGGGAATGAAGAAACAAAGGCCTTACCATTTATAAATTGATGAAGAGAAGAAAATGTTTAGAGCTCTAGCTGATGCCATTATtctttagcctgaatttcagacgattagtTTGAGGCCTtttttactccctcagtgaGGGAGTaaaaaacagagagaaaaacaacttgATGTAATCGTCTTAAATTCAGGCTCATTATTCTTGTGTTGAATGAGGTACAAACATGGAGGAAAATCGATGTCAAATACCCTTAAGATTAAAACTGGTGGCAGTGATGTTCTCAAACAATTTGTACAGAACATATACAGTAAAAAATGAATGCCATAAGGTGATTGGCATgatgagtgcaatttgtgtgCTGTTAGGTAGTAGGTATGGTACAAATCAAATTCTCCttctttttttgaattttttagtgAATTCTGTATTGAAGAGAGATGACCAAAATTGCTTTCTAAGTATACCTGTCCAATGAACAAGTGAAATAAAGGAACTTTTTTGCCCTGAGAACATCATAAACATCTTAAATTTATATTTGAATTTTACATAGATATTTGCTAGGAATTTTGAAGTAGTCCATGAATGATTGCTAAGGAGGATGACTTGTAACCTGTACCAAAGTGATTCCTAAAATGAAtgataaatacaataaattattatgatCTTACTGTGTTCATATCACTGGTGTTTTAAAAGTTCTACTCAATATTTACTTTGattaatcaatttatttacatAACTTTGGTTTGCCAATTTCGGCAGGGTCACTCACTGCCACTGCACATGTCACCAATATTACTGTAGACCCATaagagtcccccccccccccccccccccacgagAGATAGACAACAACACCAAGGTCTATGTTTTCCACTGTTCTACGTACCCTTCCAGATAGGATGAAGGAGATGAGGTCAATGGCTTAATGACACTGCCCAATGCAGTGTTCTTACCAGGATTTTGTTCACTGGGGTCCATAGGACCCACAGAGAGGGAGAAAAGCGGGTcctaatattatttttagatacaGGTTACTCAATGTTTTCACAGGTCTGAGTCTTGGATAATGGATAAAGACACAATAACCAATTAAATTTTGGCTCATATTATAAGGAAATGTAGGCATTTGTGGGTATGCTTACATACGATATGTAatagtttttttcccttctttgcaCCTCAGGACCCCTTGGGCTAATTATAGTGTGGCATAATTTCTGGAAAAAGAGCAGCAATGCTGCAATGCCGCGGTTTGAACCAATgtcagggttcatacaaaaaattgcaaccatttttcaaggacttttcaaggactacattagattttcaaggaccacctactagagatataatttgacagattgtacaaaaatgtacattcccagtctattctAATAAGACTTTACGGCTtcaactgtttgcttcaccaacttctctacatttcctaaaattcaaggacttttcaagactgtgcgaaAACTGCATGTCCTTCCACGCAGACTGGCCCTCTCTCAACTGAGGTTAATGCCACCCCATGTCAGTTGATGAGTATATTGTAACTATGTTGTGTaatgtttcaaattttattgcacTCATTATCGCACTGAATGATACATTGACGTGTAAACACAATGTGAGTCTGCTGTAAACTACAAAGCATAATATGTCAAAAATGGGTTTCATACTTCCAGAGTTGTCACTAACATTTCAAGTTGCCCGGtgaatacaacaagtaggcagggaaagaaacagctaggggtttcttttggttctatttttcttctattttcctttgaaagtagccaggggccacGTTCATGGTAGCCGGAGGAAATCCCCTGCCTCCGccccttaatgacagctctgtaCTTCATTAACTGTTCTGAACATCATAACATACACAATTAACTTACCAGTGGTTTAAATGGTGAAAAAGCTGATACAATTGATGCCTTTTATTAAAGCCTTTTTCTTTGGGTATCTCCTTGTGATAAGCATCATAAAATGCCTCGGAAAAGCCACCAAACATTCCTGCTATTGCCAAATCAAATTCATGATGGCCATAAAATGAAGCTGGATCAAATACAACTGCAAGCATTAAAAGAATAAATCTGTCGTTTCAGTCAGCGACtgtaaaaaggccaaaaagggCTAACATATGCATTTCATGGatgtgaaaaagtcaagaaaacgttctggttttgtgatttactTTGCCTagtagtccctgtacggcgtcttcccaggccttcttggCATGGTCAATATATTTCGGTGATGTATCTGAGACTTAAACAGCTGGGAGACCAAGTGACCTGGAACACATCAGCCACGCACAATATCGAGGCCTTGAGACTAGGCAATGGTTTACTCATGTTTTTAAGACAGTGCATTTATGGCATTTAAGAGGAATGCACAGTTCTAAACTAGATAATATGTGAAAGTCAATAGAAAGTATGAAAGAGgtattaactttttttgtcaGAAATGGTAAATAGAAGGGTACTAAAGGGGTTGTATGTCAGCGTGGAGCATCCTCACATAACTCTTCATTGAAGTAAAACGCCTCTGGAGTGGAAACTTGATGTTTTAGGTGTTcaggaattggtgaaaaatgcctttttattCGCTACTTGCTGGCTGTCATCATTGTTTGGGttaccaacatcaattttctcccaccGATCTCAATATATTATCAAgggaaaaggttatgagaattaatgaaatgatcatcTGCAGGAAATGCCTTGTCCTTAAACAAAATTCTgtcatccatttttttttaggaaatgtATGGACTTGAGCAGTCTGGAAAATTGTTTTGTAGGAAAATAACTGGGGGTTAAAGGATGCAAGGGCTAACTCCTTTACTCCTCTTGGGAAGAGACATCTTTGTTGACCCATGGAAAACAGTACTAAAATTTCCCTCCTCGCAAGCACTCCCCAGTTCTAGGAACTTTTACAATGTTAAGGTTCTCCAATTGGGAATTAAGAGACAATGCTGCATCCTCTTTGTAACTATAGTTCTTCCTTTAATGTGATTGAATGTAACATATGTATGTAGCATTCCCACACTGCTTGCCTCAAATAGCTTTTGCTAACTGCAGGCAGTGTGAATGTGTAAATGTATTTCTTTAAGGcttaataaagttgttgttgttgttgttgttgttgttgttgttgttaagcAATGTGGTGCTATCTTTTAGttagtacatgtatgtatttaACAGTTTAAAATGATTTGTAGTTGCATTACCTGGACCATCATCTGTTTCTGCTGCATTTCCACTCCAAAGGTCCCCATGAAGAAGGGAAGGCTTTATATCTGGTACATCTTTAAAGAACTCTGGTATTTTTAGCTTAAGGCTTGACCAAAGAGATCTTGCCTCTGAATCTCCATACTGAAGATGTACATCACATCCCACATGTCAAATTGAACAGCAACAAATTAAACTGCTAATTCAAAGGCATTGAAACTGCACTGAGGGAGGAGGGGACAGAGGAAAGTGAGAACAATGTTATATTATGCTACTTTCTCAACAGAGACAACTACAGGTGGCTTGACTTAAGTACTACATATTGAGATTTTTGTTCCTCTGTCTTCTCTCTCTTATTATTCAGGATTAAGGAgaaggaaattaaaatcaaCCTGAAGAGAAACCATTTAACAAATTTACTCCTGACCTATAGGAATTGACATATCCTACCTCTCTATCAATTAGGTCCATTTGCTGCTGTAATCTATTGGTGTAAAATGTCTACAACAAAATATGAGGCCAAAATTACTATTAGTTTTGATTGCAATTGCAGTGAAGCATACTTTGACTGTTCAAGGAGCTCTATGGTCCTGTTTTAATATTCAGAAGTTGTCCTATAAGGTAAAGGAACGTTGTCCGCAGCTGGTAGGACATTGCTATCGGCACCCTAAACTGTCCCCATACTAGTATGGGAACCAACAAGGATTCCAGTCTGACAGCTTGCAAAGGCTTTACATAGTTTTTTAATGAAAGATGAAGAGAGAGAGTCTGGCAAAGGGCTTATTAGCCTGTTGGCTAATCAAAAAGTGTGGTGCATCAGACACAGGGTCCCTCTCAAACACAGAAATGGAAATGACAAATAAtggcaatgatgatgatgatgatgatgctgatgctgATGCTGATGCTGATGCTGATgctgatgctgatgatgatgatgatgatgatgatgatgatgatgatgatgatgatgatgatgatgatgatgatgatgatgatgatgatgatgatgatgatgatgatggcgatgatgatgatgatgatgatgacaagaAGGACTGATTCAATTCAATACAGCTGTATTTCCTGACTTTGTTACCTTCCCTTTTTCAGGATTATTTCATTTCCGTGGCTGCAATTTATACATTAAAATGTCATCACTTACCACCCAGTCATCACACCATTCATTGTTTTGTCCAATGTAACCACAACATGTAACAGCTGGGAAACCAAATTTATGAATAGCTGTTGGGTCCTTCCCCTTTCCAATCCTGTTTTCCTCTATTTCAgccttttgtaattttttaatgttATCCATATGTAGTCTGTGGGAAGAAACAGGACCCAGTTTAATTTAACCAGATATATAGAAGATGATACCACGAGATCTGATCATCTCTGTATGTTTTGCATGAGAAGGAGGGTGCCTATGATCCACTAATTtgtaagatcacatgcaaaaaagcTAGTATCTGGTTTTCTTTCTGATTGGTTTTGAAGTAACATGTATTATAAAGTTCTACTCTTATTGGCTGAAGGGTTTCAATCTTAAGAATTTCCAAGTCAATTCCCTAAAGGCAACAAGAGCAAATCTGAACATTCTTCAAATGAAATGAAGCTTCAGCTGGAATTGCTATACAGTTGCTAGTCGTTCAAAGATTAGTGCCATTTTATTGCCTTCCCCGAGTACAAATTTATTCTGGTAACAGATGTATTTCATACCCACAATCATCGAAATCTGATCCCCATCATGGCTATGAAAGGCTGACCAGACATAAGTTTTAGGGTGTTTGGTGTCtctttaacaaacaaaaatttaatcAGGCATTtcattcttttccttttcttccccaaaagaaaaaaaacccacCTGATTGACTTTGACTGACTGTTTATTAAAGGCGGACACCTCTAAGAGATGGTTGAGTTACCTTCCAAGTTGTGCTCCTAGTTGTGCTTGATATTTCCTCAAACCCTTCATATCAATATGTTCCATAATGAAAATTGATCCACTTCCAGCAGGATGGTCAAATATCtacttttaatgaaaaaaaaaaaatgtagactGATGTAAGAAGATGATCCCTACAAAAACACAGTTCTCTTTGATTGATGCTTTGATGAGACACCGAGCCACACAACTATATAACCTTTCAAGACTGAAGAGCCACTAAGTTGTCAAGCCAGAATAGATATGttgtagtttattttttatctcaggtgatttttatttttcctttgtttcaactttattATCACATATTACCtgttacctgagataaaaaattaactacaacatatacctTTCTCGTTCTTTAAGACGCTAACCTTGACTGATGAGCCATAGAGCAACCGAGTCACGAAAATACATATCTTTACTTG
Protein-coding sequences here:
- the LOC140952181 gene encoding ketosamine-3-kinase-like; its protein translation is MARSLQVSKLEEILQKELNTTKLKPLRFATGGCINEGQSYLTENGKIFVKVNEKSEATKMFEGEFLSLETIYPTNTVRVPKPIKIFDHPAGSGSIFIMEHIDMKGLRKYQAQLGAQLGRLHMDNIKKLQKAEIEENRIGKGKDPTAIHKFGFPAVTCCGYIGQNNEWCDDWVTFYTNRLQQQMDLIDREYGDSEARSLWSSLKLKIPEFFKDVPDIKPSLLHGDLWSGNAAETDDGPVVFDPASFYGHHEFDLAIAGMFGGFSEAFYDAYHKEIPKEKGFNKRHQLYQLFHHLNHWNHFGTGYKSSSLAIIHGLLQNS